In Candidatus Dormiibacterota bacterium, the DNA window TACGAAGGTAGTGAGCTATGTTTTCCGCATTCCCGGTAAAAAACCGCAGAAAACCACCAAGAACGCTTTTTTGTATCTCTACCCATAGTGCAGTACAATAAGCATAAGTATGATTAGTACACGCGGCGAAGTTAGCTTGCACTTGGTCCTAACTGTTTTCCTGGGTTTTGGGATGGTTTTCTTTGGCACGCTGACGGTACTAGCCTATAACGCCCGCAATAGTTTGCAGACAGACTTTGATAGCAAGGTGGCGCGAGCTGTCGTGGAGGCCAAACAGAAGCAAAAAGAAGAAGATACCGTAAAGTCCCAGCGCGAGGCCCAGTTGCCCTACAAAACCTACGTGGCCGATGAAGTAAACGGTAAATTTGAGCTGCAGGTGCCTAAAAACTGGAGCGTGCTAAGCGAGTATGCTGCCGCCGGCACTAATCAGTTAAACCTAATAGCTGGACCGGATTATGTCTATGTAAACAAAGACAGCCGCAATACTTTTGCCTTCCAGCTGGAGCTGCTGCGCAAGCCAGCGGCGGAAATAATAAAATCGTATCAGGACAAGGTGAAGAAAAAGACACTTACTCAAAAAGCCGTGAAGGTTTCAGGTCTGGATGCTACCCAGTTTGAGGGGGTGATAGATAACGAAAACCACAATGGAGTGATGGTCGTACTGTCTGTGCGCGACAAGACAATGGCGCTTTCAACCGAAAACAGGGATTATTTGCCTGAGTTTAATGAAATCCTTGCTAAAATCAAAATCAATCCCTAATGGCTCATTTGCCGGCCCTGAGCGCATTCTTTTTTTGCTTACAAAATAACTAAGAAATACAGTAACCAACTGATATAAAACGATAATGCCTAAGCTTGAGAGCGGGTCTTGCCGCATGCTACCTTTAGTCTAGTAATTGTTAAGAGTGAAAGCGGGAATGCCGAAAAAAGATAACATTTTTCACCAATCGTATCCGCTGGCTGTTCCCAGCACGCACTCTTCTTTAGCCAACCTGCAAGAGGTTACCGGTGAATTTCTATCGGCCAAGACCGCAGAAGATTTAATGCACTTGAGCTGTAAGGTTGTAGCAGACAGCTTTGAGCATGGCGCAGTAGTAGCACTAGCGTATGATGATGTGGACCGGCTGACCTTGGTGGAATCAATCGGCTTACCTGATCCGGCCAAGCTGTCTTTGCCTATTCTGCAGAAGGGTGTTTTGGCACTGGAATTTATTGAATTCGATATTACCGAACAGCCTCTTGTTCAACTGTTCGGCCCGACCGCAGCCTCTCGTTTGGAGGCAGGTGGTCTGCATATGGCTCATGTGGCCCCGCTTAGGTCTGATACCCAGCACATTGGTTTTATTGTAGCCCTCAGCGAATCCGGGCTGACTCCTGACCAGTATGAAAAAATTAAACTAGTCATCACCCAGGCTGCCATTATTATGAAAAACCTGCGGCTGCGCAGAGCAGTCGATAATAATCTGCGCGAAACAGAAACCTTGCTTCGGCTGTCTCAAACTATTTCCTCCAGCCTTGAGTTCGATGAAGTTGCAGACAGCTTATTAGAGCAGACTCGTCAGCTGATGCGAGTCGATGCCACAGCTCTATTTATGGGCAGCGACAAGACCGCCTATAAGATCTATCGTAATCACGGCCTACCGAAAAAGTACGTTACCAAAATGAAGATCAAGGCCAGTAGTGCATTTATAAAAGAATTGGCTGAAGCTCGCGAGCCACAACAGTTTTCAGATCTGGCCCAATCGCCGCATCCCAACCATCGCTGGCTGTCTGAGATCGGCTTTAGCTCGCTAATGGTGGCGCCGCTAATATATGATGGCAGCTTAGCCGGTATGTTGGTGTTCTACACCAAAGTTCCGCATGTTTTTAGTTACTCTCAAATCAGAATTACAAAGCTGCTAGCCGAACAAGGCGCGGTGGCTCTGGGTAATTCAAAACTGTTTGAAGATAGTGCCCAGGCTCGTAATGAAATCGATCGTGTCCGTGAGAACATGCAGGACGGCCTAATAGTTTTGAGTACTACCGGCACCATCCGCTATTTTAACCAGGCCACTAGGCAGCTTCTCGGTCTTTCCTCGGAGGACTCGGGCCGCACATTGCAAGAGATTGTGGGCTCTAAGACAGACGGGCAGCCGAGCATTAGAGTCGATAAATCGATTGATTTTACCTGCAAAAAGGCCGCCCGGGGTAAGAACAGTCGCATAATTATGCGGGTGTACAAGAGCAATAATCAAACCACCATTGAGGCGCTGTTCGGCCCCTATTATGGCGTGGGCGGCGATATTATAGGCATACTGGTCAGCCTAAGGGATCATACCCAGGTACATGCTGAACGCGAGAAACTGAATATTATTCAAACCAGCCACGGTATTGGCATGGTACTGCTAAATAAAGAAAATGTAGTAACCACTGCCAACTCTCGTTTCGAGGAGCTGAACGAGAGTATGTACGGCAAGAACTTGGTTGAAGCCCTAGATGACCCGGAGATTAAGAAGCGCCTCACTTTCGACATCGATATTGCAGATGTACTGGCAAAAGCACATAAGGGCCAAGAAGTGACCTTTTACGCCGAAGCTTATTTTGGCGGCCGAACCCAGCACTTGCAGCTGGTGGCTTCACCGATCCGCAGCCACACTGGCGGTCATCAAGGGGTAGCCATAACTACCCGCGATGTCACGGCCTTGGTGCAGAAGACAGCTGAGGCAAACAATATGGCCCAGCTAGCTCAAAAGCATTCACGCGATATCTCAAGCTTAGTAGAGCTAAGCAGTTTCAAGGGCTTTAAGTTCGAGCAGATATACCAAAGGTATCTTTCAGCCTTAATATCACTCTTGGGTTCACCAGCCGCCAGTATTTACCACTACCGCCCGGTGTCTAAGAAGCTCGAGCGTATGGCTACCAGCACGACGTTCAATGAGCATCCGGAGTCGTATGACCTAGGGGATGATTCTCCTATTGTTAAAGCTTTCTTAACCCGCAAATCGGTACACGTGAATGCAGACAAAGATGAGTCGGTACAAGGTAAAAACTTGCTGGCTATGCCGGTAATGTTTCAATCTAAGATTATCGGTGTGATTGCGGTTAGTCATCGTAAGCGGGCTTATGATGCACATGATCTACGCCTGCTGCATCTTGTGGCTTTTAGGCTGGCGGTCATTGTAGAAAATGCCAGTTTGTATCATGAGGTGAATGCCCGCCGCGAGCGCTGGGAAGCCGTCTTTAAATTTACCGAAGAAGGCATAGTGATCTTTGACCGAAAAGGTCTAATTGTGGGCTTTAACCCAGCTGCGACCAAGATTACCGGCTATAGTAATAAGGAGGTAATAGGGCGGCCGTTTACCACTGTAATTAAAACTTCGGCCATGGATAACACCCGGTTTGCCCGCACCCAGCCTATAAAGAAAGTAATAGCGGAAGGCCAGACTGTGGCTAAAAGCGAACAGCTCATAAAGATCAAAAACGGTGATAATATATGGACCGAAATTAATTACTCTCCGATTATGGATGAGTCTGGCCAGGTGACCAGCGGCATAGCAGTAATAAGTAATACTCAACGCGAACGCGAGATAGAGGCAGTTAAAAGCGACTTTATCTCGATAGTGTCACATGAGCTGCGTACGCCGCTGTCGGCCATTAAGGGATTTTTAAGTATGGTGATTAATCAAGATTTTGGTGAGCTAGCGGACAAACAGTCTCGTGTGCTGAGTAAGGTTTATCAGACCAATCAGCGGATGATTAATTTAGTAGAAGATCTTTTGGATGTTAGCTACATCGAAAGCGGTAAAATAACGCTTAGAACTGCTCCGCTTTCGATTGAGCCGCTGATAACCGAAGTAGTAGCGGAGCTGGCCACCAAGGGCTTCGAGAGGCAGATTATGCTGAAGGTCAACCGTAAACAGCGCTTGCCTTTGGTACTGGCCGACGAGACTAGACTGAGGCAAATATTAATCAACTTGATCGATAATGCTATTAAGTACTCACTACCAAAAAGTGAAGTGCAGATTAATTTTAGAGTGCAAGGCAATGAGTTGGTTGTTGCAATAAAAGATCAGGGTATAGGCATTTCGGCTTCACAGAACCAGCGCTTGTTCCAGAAGTTCGGTCGGGTCTATAACCCCATGACTATGCAGGTAGGCATAGGCGGAACGGGTCTAGGCCTCTACATCGTCAAGAACCTAGTAGAGTCGCATGGCGGGCGGATTTGGGTAACTAGTCGCGAGGGTAAGGGTAGTCGATTCAGCTTCAGCTTGCCGATTGCTAAACAGTTACCGTTGCTAGGGGACGATAAATCTTTATAATTGAACAATATGTTTAAGGGAGGTAAAAACTAGTGGCCAATATAATGCTGGTAGAAGATGATCCGATTTTAGTCGAAATGTACCAAGCTAAGTTTGAGCTAGAGGGGCACGACATCGTGGTTGCGACCAATGGGCAGGAATGTCTAAGGCTATTAGAGGATTACCGCCCGGATATTGTTTTGCTAGATATCCTGATGCCCAAGTTAAATGGCTTCCATGTTTTGAAAGAAATTAAAAAGAACCCCAAGCTGCGCAATCTGCCAGTTATCTTGCTGACGAATTTGGGTGAGGCCGAGGTTGATATGAATCAGGATTTGGCTAAGGCACTGGGAGTGAATGATTATTTGATTAAGTCGCATCATACTCCGGATGAGGTTGTTTCCAAAGTCATGAAGGTATTGGGCTAGAGCTCAGTTCACGCATTTTGTAAAAAGCTGCGTTTCTTATTCTCCGTATTAGAGATACGGTTGCTGCCAGGTGCTAAAATATAGTTATGGCTTTATATAAAACCAGGGGGATAGTGCTGAAGCGCCATAATTTGGGCGAAGCAGACAGAATTATTACTTTTTTAACGAGTGATAGGGGCGTAGTGCGGGCAGTAGCCCGTGGCGTACGAAAGATCAAA includes these proteins:
- a CDS encoding ATP-binding protein — protein: MPKKDNIFHQSYPLAVPSTHSSLANLQEVTGEFLSAKTAEDLMHLSCKVVADSFEHGAVVALAYDDVDRLTLVESIGLPDPAKLSLPILQKGVLALEFIEFDITEQPLVQLFGPTAASRLEAGGLHMAHVAPLRSDTQHIGFIVALSESGLTPDQYEKIKLVITQAAIIMKNLRLRRAVDNNLRETETLLRLSQTISSSLEFDEVADSLLEQTRQLMRVDATALFMGSDKTAYKIYRNHGLPKKYVTKMKIKASSAFIKELAEAREPQQFSDLAQSPHPNHRWLSEIGFSSLMVAPLIYDGSLAGMLVFYTKVPHVFSYSQIRITKLLAEQGAVALGNSKLFEDSAQARNEIDRVRENMQDGLIVLSTTGTIRYFNQATRQLLGLSSEDSGRTLQEIVGSKTDGQPSIRVDKSIDFTCKKAARGKNSRIIMRVYKSNNQTTIEALFGPYYGVGGDIIGILVSLRDHTQVHAEREKLNIIQTSHGIGMVLLNKENVVTTANSRFEELNESMYGKNLVEALDDPEIKKRLTFDIDIADVLAKAHKGQEVTFYAEAYFGGRTQHLQLVASPIRSHTGGHQGVAITTRDVTALVQKTAEANNMAQLAQKHSRDISSLVELSSFKGFKFEQIYQRYLSALISLLGSPAASIYHYRPVSKKLERMATSTTFNEHPESYDLGDDSPIVKAFLTRKSVHVNADKDESVQGKNLLAMPVMFQSKIIGVIAVSHRKRAYDAHDLRLLHLVAFRLAVIVENASLYHEVNARRERWEAVFKFTEEGIVIFDRKGLIVGFNPAATKITGYSNKEVIGRPFTTVIKTSAMDNTRFARTQPIKKVIAEGQTVAKSEQLIKIKNGDNIWTEINYSPIMDESGQVTSGIAVISNTQREREIEAVKSDFISIVSHELRTPLSAIKGFLSMVINQDFGELADKQSRVLSKVYQTNQRMINLVEDLLDVSYIESGKITLRTAPLSIEPLITEVVAELATKGFERQIMLKVNRKQRLPLVLADETRLRQILINLIDNAIKYSLPKSEVQINFRVQGNELVVAIKDQGIGISASQNQRLFQKFGRVYNPMTMQVGIGGTGLGLYIVKNLVESHGGRIWVTSREGKGSRFSFSLPIAKQLPLLGDDKSL
- a CDS encoding response regulator produces the protein MANIMLVEDDPILVEMYQAKFELEGHDIVVATNGQECLRLLEDYRPDIVLLDILMPKLNGFHVLKEIKKNPKLRNLPVILLTNLGEAEVDMNQDLAKALGVNDYLIKSHHTPDEVVSKVMKVLG